A single genomic interval of Lathyrus oleraceus cultivar Zhongwan6 chromosome 7, CAAS_Psat_ZW6_1.0, whole genome shotgun sequence harbors:
- the LOC127105930 gene encoding ran-binding protein M homolog: MKETNGKNSVEKLDQEQDLGLYFLELCRRKVKEELEDYGGDDDEKEESPTELNTLNSSGGFVVVATDKLSVKYVSVNLHGHDVGVIQANKVAPMKRLVYYFEITVKDAGVKGQVSIGFTSENFKMRRQPGWEANSCGYHGDDGLLYRGQAKGETFGPTYTTGDIVGAGINYAAQEFFFTKNGRVVGTVYKDMKGPLFPTVAVHSQNEEVHVNFGQKPYAFDLKEFEAHERMKQQVKIEDIPVVPNASYGIVRSYLLHYGYEDTLDSFDLASKSTVPPINIVEDNGIDDQETTYALNHRKTLRQLIRNGEIDVAFGKLREWYPQIAEDNTSAMCFLLHCQKFIELVRAGALEEAVKYGRKELSRFFGLPVFEDLVQECVALLAYERPLESAIGYLLKDSQREIVADTVNAMILSTNPNMKEAKNCLHSHLERLLRQLTACCSERRSLSGNQGETFQLQRVLSIGKRS, from the exons ATGAAAGAAACCAACGGTAAGAACAGCGTTGAAAAGCTAGATCAAGAACAAGATCTAGGACTGTATTTCCTGGAATTGTGTCGCCGGAAAGTGAAAGAAGAGTTGGAAGATTACGGCGGCGATGATGATGAGAAAGAAGAATCTCCGACGGAGCTCAACACTCTGAACAGTTCAGGAGGTTTTGTTGTTGTGGCTACTGATAAGCTTTCGGTGAAGTATGTGAGTGTTAATCTTCACGGTCATGATGTTGGTGTTATTCAAGCTAATAAAGTTGCTCCGATGAAGCGTCTTGTTTACTATTTCGAGATTACTGTTAAGGATGCTGGCGTTAAAGGTCAGGTTTCAATTGGATTTACGTCGGAGAATTTCAAGATGCGGAGACAGCCTGG GTGGGAGGCTAATAGCTGTGGATATCACGGGGATGATGGTCTCCTTTATCGTGGACAAGCCAAAGGGGAAACTTTTGGTCCAACCTATACCACTGGTGATATAGTTGGTGCCGGAATTAACTATGCTGCTCAGGAGTTTTTTTTCAC TAAAAATGGGCGAGTTGTTGGCACAGTCTACAAAGACATGAAGGGTCCACTTTTCCCAACTGTTGCTGTTCATAGCCAGAATGAAGA GGTACATGTCAATTTTGGTCAGAAACCATATGCCTTTGATCTGAAG GAGTTTGAAGCACATGAAAGAATGAAGCAGCAAGTGAAAATAGAGGATATTCCTGTGGTACCAAATGCCAGTTATGG AATTGTCCGTTCCTACCTGCTACACTATGGCTATGAAGATACATTGGATTCATTTGATTTGGCTAGTAAGAGTACTGTTCCTCCTATAAATATAGTGGAAGATAATGGTATTGATGACCAGGAAACAACATATGCATTGAATCACAGAAAGACTCTCCGGCAG CTAATCAGGAATGGGGAGATTGATGTTGCATTTGGTAAATTGCGTGAATGGTATCCCCAGATTGCTGAG GACAATACATCAGCTATGTGTTTTCTGCTTCATTGCCAAAAGTTTATCGAACTAGTTCGG GCTGGAGCACTGGAGGAGGCTGTCAAATATGGAAGAAAAGAATTGTCAAGATTTTTTGGGTTGCCTGTCTTTGAGGATTTAGTTCAG GAATGTGTTGCTTTGCTTGCCTACGAACGGCCATTGGAATCTGCGATAGGTTATCTTCTAAAAGACTCGCAGCGTGAAATTGTAGCAGACACAGTAAATGCAATGATATTGTCCACAAATCCCAACATGAAAGAAGCAAAAAATTGCTTGCACTCCCATCTTGAGAGGTTACTTAGACAGCTCACTGCATGTTGCTCGGAGAGACGATCATTAAGTGGAAATCAAGGAGAAACTTTTCAACTTCAAAGAGTGCTTAGCATTGGTAAAAGAAGCTAG
- the LOC127105931 gene encoding NAD(P)H-quinone oxidoreductase subunit T, chloroplastic, with protein sequence MASTATPSPHILLFKPILGNTKTAIVRFFRTTTTTKSFRILQVHASKDSQRPQKAPPGTDTRIHWENEDEGWIGGSTKQKQTNGEVKPKKLLGEDFADLLNFQGSHYEFLGISPESDVEEIKVAFRKLSKEYHPDTTSLPLKTASEKFMKLREVYSVLSNEERRRFYDWTLAQEVASRQEEKLKIKLDDPYEIALKNYKPVPDMVDRLGGKNMKLSDQAVSAITIDVFIIFFSICCITYVVFFKEQ encoded by the exons ATGGCTTCCACAGCAACACCTTCTCCACACATTCTACTATTCAAACCAATCTTAGGAAACACAAAAACAGCAATAGTAAGGTTTTTTAGGACAACGACAACCACAAAATCTTTTCGAATTTTGCAAGTTCATGCTTCTAAGGACTCTCAAAGACCCCAAAAAGCACCACCTGGAACTGACACGAGAATCCATTGGGAAAATGAAGATGAAGGTTGGATTGGAGGTAGCACAAAACAGAAACAAACTAATGGAGAGGTGAAACCTAAGAAGCTTTTGGGTGAAGACTTTGCTGATTTGCTAAATTTTCAAGGTTCTCATTATGA ATTCTTGGGAATATCACCAGAGTCTGATGTAGAAGAAATCAAAGTAGCTTTCAGGAAACTATCAAAAGAGTATCATCCAGACACAACTTCACTCCCTCTAAAAACTGCCTCAGAAAAGTTCATGAAACTAAGAGAAGTTTACAGTGTTCTTAGCAACGAAGAAAGAAGGAGATTTTATGATTGGACACTGGCTCAAGAGGTTGCGAGTCGTCAAGAAGAGAAGTTGAAAATAAAATTAGACGATCCTTATGAGATAGCATTGAAGAATTATAAACCTGTTCCAGACATGGTTGATCGACTTGGTGGAAAGAATATGAAGCTTAGTGATCAAGCTGTTTCTGCTATCACTATTGatgtttttatcatttttttcTCCATATGTTGTATCACTTATGTAGTTTTCTTTAAAGAACAGTAA